A window of the Nycticebus coucang isolate mNycCou1 chromosome 3, mNycCou1.pri, whole genome shotgun sequence genome harbors these coding sequences:
- the DENND10 gene encoding DENN domain-containing protein 10 isoform X3, whose amino-acid sequence MMESYIAVLTKGICQSEENGSFLCKDFDARKAYLAGSIKDIVSQFGMETVILHTALMLKKRIVVYHPKIEAVQEFTRTLPALVWHRQDWTILHSYVHLSADELEALQMCTGYIAGFVDLEVSNRPDLYDVFVNLADNEITIAPLAKEAMTMGKLHKEIGQLIVQSGEDPEKSDNQVIQDIALKTREILANLALFSEVSDDGEKRVLNLEALKQKRFPPATENFLYHLAVAEQMLKI is encoded by the exons ATGATGGAGAGTTATATTGCAGTTCTCACAAAGGGGATATGTCAGAGTGAAGAAAATGGCTCTTTCCTTTGCAAGGATTTTGATGCTCGAAAGGCATATCTTGCTGGATCTATCAAag acaTTGTATCTCAGTTTGGAATGGAAACTGTTATCTTACATACAGCATTGATGCTAAAGAAAAGAATTGTCGTCTATCACCCTAAAATAGAAGCCGTCCAGGAGTTTACCAG GACTCTGCCTGCCCTGGTGTGGCATCGACAGGACTGGACCATTCTTCACTCCTACGTGCACCTCAGCGCAGACGAGCTGGAAGCCCTGCAGATGTGCACAG GTTACATCGCTGGGTTTGTAGACTTGGAGGTAAGCAACAGACCAGACCTCTACGATGTGTTTGTGAATCTGGCAGATAATGAAATTACCATTGCTCCACTTGCAAAAG AGGCCATGACAATGGGCAAATTGCACAAAGAAATTGGTCAGCTAATTGTTCAGTCTGGAGAAGATCCGGAGAAATCAGACAACCAGGTTATACAG gATATTGCCCTAAAAACCAGAGAAATCTTAGCCAACCTAGCACTGTTTTCAGAAGTTTCGGATGATGGAGAAAAGCGAGTCCTCAATTTGGAGGCACTGAAGCAGAAACGATTTCCACCAGCAACAGAAAACTTCCTTTATCATCTAGCAGTAGCCGAACAGATGCTGAAAATCTGA
- the DENND10 gene encoding DENN domain-containing protein 10 isoform X2, whose product MLRNLLLRKCCLMDENKLLHPFVFGQYRRTWFYITTIEVPDSSVLKKVTHFSIVLTAKDFNPEKYAAFTRILCRIYLKHGSPVKMMESYIAVLTKGICQSEENGSFLCKDFDARKAYLAGSIKDIVSQFGMETVILHTALMLKKRIVVYHPKIEAVQEFTRTLPALVWHRQDWTILHSYVHLSADELEALQMCTGYIAGFVDLEVSNRPDLYDVFVNLADNEITIAPLAKEAMTMGKLHKEIGQLIVQSGEDPEKSDNQVIQDIALKTREILANLALFSEVSDDGEKRVLNLEALKQKRFPPATENFLYHLAVAEQMLKI is encoded by the exons ATGCTAAGAAATCTGCTGCTGCGAAAATGCTGCCTTATGGATGAAAACAAACTTCTCCATCCCTTTGTCTTTGGTCAGTATAGAAGGACATGGTTTTATATCACAACAATTGAAGTTCCAGATTCTTCAGTTTTGAAAAAG gtgactcatttttctattgttctGACCGCCAAAGATTTTAACCCAGAGAAATATGCCGCCTTCACTAGGATATTGTGTAG AATATATCTGAAACATGGGAGCCCAGTTAAAATGATGGAGAGTTATATTGCAGTTCTCACAAAGGGGATATGTCAGAGTGAAGAAAATGGCTCTTTCCTTTGCAAGGATTTTGATGCTCGAAAGGCATATCTTGCTGGATCTATCAAag acaTTGTATCTCAGTTTGGAATGGAAACTGTTATCTTACATACAGCATTGATGCTAAAGAAAAGAATTGTCGTCTATCACCCTAAAATAGAAGCCGTCCAGGAGTTTACCAG GACTCTGCCTGCCCTGGTGTGGCATCGACAGGACTGGACCATTCTTCACTCCTACGTGCACCTCAGCGCAGACGAGCTGGAAGCCCTGCAGATGTGCACAG GTTACATCGCTGGGTTTGTAGACTTGGAGGTAAGCAACAGACCAGACCTCTACGATGTGTTTGTGAATCTGGCAGATAATGAAATTACCATTGCTCCACTTGCAAAAG AGGCCATGACAATGGGCAAATTGCACAAAGAAATTGGTCAGCTAATTGTTCAGTCTGGAGAAGATCCGGAGAAATCAGACAACCAGGTTATACAG gATATTGCCCTAAAAACCAGAGAAATCTTAGCCAACCTAGCACTGTTTTCAGAAGTTTCGGATGATGGAGAAAAGCGAGTCCTCAATTTGGAGGCACTGAAGCAGAAACGATTTCCACCAGCAACAGAAAACTTCCTTTATCATCTAGCAGTAGCCGAACAGATGCTGAAAATCTGA
- the DENND10 gene encoding DENN domain-containing protein 10 isoform X1: MAAAEAADTQLMLGVGLIEKDTNGEVLWVWCYPSTTAMLRNLLLRKCCLMDENKLLHPFVFGQYRRTWFYITTIEVPDSSVLKKVTHFSIVLTAKDFNPEKYAAFTRILCRIYLKHGSPVKMMESYIAVLTKGICQSEENGSFLCKDFDARKAYLAGSIKDIVSQFGMETVILHTALMLKKRIVVYHPKIEAVQEFTRTLPALVWHRQDWTILHSYVHLSADELEALQMCTGYIAGFVDLEVSNRPDLYDVFVNLADNEITIAPLAKEAMTMGKLHKEIGQLIVQSGEDPEKSDNQVIQDIALKTREILANLALFSEVSDDGEKRVLNLEALKQKRFPPATENFLYHLAVAEQMLKI, translated from the exons AAAAGGACACAAATGGAGAAGTTCTATGGGTGTGGTGTTATCCTTCTACGACAGCCATGCTAAGAAATCTGCTGCTGCGAAAATGCTGCCTTATGGATGAAAACAAACTTCTCCATCCCTTTGTCTTTGGTCAGTATAGAAGGACATGGTTTTATATCACAACAATTGAAGTTCCAGATTCTTCAGTTTTGAAAAAG gtgactcatttttctattgttctGACCGCCAAAGATTTTAACCCAGAGAAATATGCCGCCTTCACTAGGATATTGTGTAG AATATATCTGAAACATGGGAGCCCAGTTAAAATGATGGAGAGTTATATTGCAGTTCTCACAAAGGGGATATGTCAGAGTGAAGAAAATGGCTCTTTCCTTTGCAAGGATTTTGATGCTCGAAAGGCATATCTTGCTGGATCTATCAAag acaTTGTATCTCAGTTTGGAATGGAAACTGTTATCTTACATACAGCATTGATGCTAAAGAAAAGAATTGTCGTCTATCACCCTAAAATAGAAGCCGTCCAGGAGTTTACCAG GACTCTGCCTGCCCTGGTGTGGCATCGACAGGACTGGACCATTCTTCACTCCTACGTGCACCTCAGCGCAGACGAGCTGGAAGCCCTGCAGATGTGCACAG GTTACATCGCTGGGTTTGTAGACTTGGAGGTAAGCAACAGACCAGACCTCTACGATGTGTTTGTGAATCTGGCAGATAATGAAATTACCATTGCTCCACTTGCAAAAG AGGCCATGACAATGGGCAAATTGCACAAAGAAATTGGTCAGCTAATTGTTCAGTCTGGAGAAGATCCGGAGAAATCAGACAACCAGGTTATACAG gATATTGCCCTAAAAACCAGAGAAATCTTAGCCAACCTAGCACTGTTTTCAGAAGTTTCGGATGATGGAGAAAAGCGAGTCCTCAATTTGGAGGCACTGAAGCAGAAACGATTTCCACCAGCAACAGAAAACTTCCTTTATCATCTAGCAGTAGCCGAACAGATGCTGAAAATCTGA